From the Chiroxiphia lanceolata isolate bChiLan1 chromosome Z, bChiLan1.pri, whole genome shotgun sequence genome, one window contains:
- the LOX gene encoding protein-lysine 6-oxidase isoform X1, giving the protein MRFAPPGLRLAQLLACIYWSCLWPAGCQQQQPLRRDPPPPPAGWRQRIQWENNGQVYSLLSLGSQYQPPRRRQAAEAAGSPILLLRNNGTALPRRAATRAAAAQPQPPPAAGTRGGSGARHWFQAGYQPSSGGRAAAGQRSQALATPAARSASSGAPRPSAPASPAGGTGTDGNGSSTGAGGLPPLGSFRPGREDVMVGDDPYNPYKYTDDNPYYNYYDTYERPRQGSRYRPGYGTGYFQYGLPDLVPDPYYIQASTYVQRMSMYNLRCAAEENCLASSAYRADVRDYDNRVLLRFPQRVKNQGTSDFLPSRPRYSWEWHSCHQHYHSMDEFSHYDLLDASSHRKVAEGHKASFCLEDTSCDYGYYRRYACTAHTQGLSPGCYDTYNADIDCQWIDITDVKPGNYILKVSVNPSYLVPESDYSNNIVRCDIRYTGHHAYASGCTISPY; this is encoded by the exons atgCGATTCGCGCCGCCTGGGCTCCGGCTCGCCCAGCTCCTCGCGTGCATCTactggagctgcctgtggccTGCCGGCTGCCAGCAACAGCAGCCGCTGCGCCGGGatcccccgccgccccccgccggcTGGAGGCAGCGGATCCAGTGGGAGAACAACGGGCAGGTGTACAGCCTGCTCAGCCTGGGCTCCCAGTACCAGCCCCCGCGGCGCAGGCaggcggcggaggcggcgggcagccccatcctgctgctgcgGAACAACGGGACGGCGCTGCCCCGCAGAGCCGCCacccgcgccgccgccgcgcagccacagcccccgcccgccgccggcacTCGGGGCGGCTCCGGTGCTCGGCACTGGTTCCAGGCCGGCTACCAGCCTTCCTCCGGaggccgcgccgccgccgggcaGCGGAGCCAAGCGCTCGCCACCCCCGCGGCCAGGAGCGCCTCCTCGGGGGCGCCGCGACCCAGCGCCCCCGCCAGCCCCGCCGGCGGCACCGGCACCGACGGCAACGGGAGCAGCACCGGGGCCGGCGGGCTGCCGCCCCTCGGCAGCTTCAGGCCCGGGCGGGAAGATGTCATGGTAGGAGACGACCCCTACAATCCCTACAAGTACACAGACGACAACCCCTACTACAACTATTATGACACCTACGAGAGGCCCCGCCAGGGCAGCAGGTACAGACCTGGCTACGGCACCGGCTACTTCCAGTACG GTCTCCCTGACTTAGTCCCGGATCCCTATTACATCCAGGCGTCCACATATGTCCAGAGAATGTCCATGTATAACTTGAGATGTGCTGCCGAGGAGAACTGCTTGGCAAG TTCAGCTTATCGAGCAGATGTCAGAGACTATGACAATCGGGTGCTCCTGAGATTCCCCCAAAGAGTGAAAAATCAAGGCACATCAGATTTTCTGCCCAGCAGACCCCGTTATTCATGGGAGTGGCATAGCTGTCACCA ACATTATCACAGCATGGATGAATTCAGCCACTATGACTTGTTGGATGCGAGCTCACACAGGAAAGTTGCTGAAGGACACAAAGCAAGTTTCTGTCTTGAAGATACCTCCTGTGATTACGGATATTATAGGCGGTATGCATGTACAGCACATACACAG gGTCTGAGCCCTGGCTGTTACGACACTTACAATGCTGACATAGATTGCCAGTGGATTGATATTACAGATGTAAAACCTGGAAATTACATTCTGAAG GTGAGTGTAAACCCCAGCTATTTGGTGCCTGAATCCGATTACTCCAACAATATAGTGCGCTGTGATATACGCTATACAGGCCACCATGCATATGCCTCTGGCTGCACAATTTCACC ATACTGA
- the LOX gene encoding protein-lysine 6-oxidase isoform X2, which yields MRFAPPGLRLAQLLACIYWSCLWPAGCQQQQPLRRDPPPPPAGWRQRIQWENNGQVYSLLSLGSQYQPPRRRQAAEAAGSPILLLRNNGTALPRRAATRAAAAQPQPPPAAGTRGGSGARHWFQAGYQPSSGGRAAAGQRSQALATPAARSASSGAPRPSAPASPAGGTGTDGNGSSTGAGGLPPLGSFRPGREDVMVGDDPYNPYKYTDDNPYYNYYDTYERPRQGSRYRPGYGTGYFQYGLPDLVPDPYYIQASTYVQRMSMYNLRCAAEENCLASSAYRADVRDYDNRVLLRFPQRVKNQGTSDFLPSRPRYSWEWHSCHQHYHSMDEFSHYDLLDASSHRKVAEGHKASFCLEDTSCDYGYYRRYACTAHTQGLSPGCYDTYNADIDCQWIDITDVKPGNYILKVSVNPSYLVPESDYSNNIVRCDIRYTGHHAYASGCTISP from the exons atgCGATTCGCGCCGCCTGGGCTCCGGCTCGCCCAGCTCCTCGCGTGCATCTactggagctgcctgtggccTGCCGGCTGCCAGCAACAGCAGCCGCTGCGCCGGGatcccccgccgccccccgccggcTGGAGGCAGCGGATCCAGTGGGAGAACAACGGGCAGGTGTACAGCCTGCTCAGCCTGGGCTCCCAGTACCAGCCCCCGCGGCGCAGGCaggcggcggaggcggcgggcagccccatcctgctgctgcgGAACAACGGGACGGCGCTGCCCCGCAGAGCCGCCacccgcgccgccgccgcgcagccacagcccccgcccgccgccggcacTCGGGGCGGCTCCGGTGCTCGGCACTGGTTCCAGGCCGGCTACCAGCCTTCCTCCGGaggccgcgccgccgccgggcaGCGGAGCCAAGCGCTCGCCACCCCCGCGGCCAGGAGCGCCTCCTCGGGGGCGCCGCGACCCAGCGCCCCCGCCAGCCCCGCCGGCGGCACCGGCACCGACGGCAACGGGAGCAGCACCGGGGCCGGCGGGCTGCCGCCCCTCGGCAGCTTCAGGCCCGGGCGGGAAGATGTCATGGTAGGAGACGACCCCTACAATCCCTACAAGTACACAGACGACAACCCCTACTACAACTATTATGACACCTACGAGAGGCCCCGCCAGGGCAGCAGGTACAGACCTGGCTACGGCACCGGCTACTTCCAGTACG GTCTCCCTGACTTAGTCCCGGATCCCTATTACATCCAGGCGTCCACATATGTCCAGAGAATGTCCATGTATAACTTGAGATGTGCTGCCGAGGAGAACTGCTTGGCAAG TTCAGCTTATCGAGCAGATGTCAGAGACTATGACAATCGGGTGCTCCTGAGATTCCCCCAAAGAGTGAAAAATCAAGGCACATCAGATTTTCTGCCCAGCAGACCCCGTTATTCATGGGAGTGGCATAGCTGTCACCA ACATTATCACAGCATGGATGAATTCAGCCACTATGACTTGTTGGATGCGAGCTCACACAGGAAAGTTGCTGAAGGACACAAAGCAAGTTTCTGTCTTGAAGATACCTCCTGTGATTACGGATATTATAGGCGGTATGCATGTACAGCACATACACAG gGTCTGAGCCCTGGCTGTTACGACACTTACAATGCTGACATAGATTGCCAGTGGATTGATATTACAGATGTAAAACCTGGAAATTACATTCTGAAG GTGAGTGTAAACCCCAGCTATTTGGTGCCTGAATCCGATTACTCCAACAATATAGTGCGCTGTGATATACGCTATACAGGCCACCATGCATATGCCTCTGGCTGCACAATTTCACCGTAA